In one window of Lewinella sp. 4G2 DNA:
- the bioD gene encoding dethiobiotin synthase, which produces MENTYFVTGIHTDAGKTVTSAFLQLVLDADYWKPIQAGDLDFGDTDRVKAWTGLPADRYLPERHRLKTPASPHYAARLDGIDIQLSDFTLPPCTRGSAPLIIEGAGGILVPINDRETVADLIKQINVPVILVSRHYLGSINHTLLSIKYLQAMDIEIAGLIYSGGDSPETVRIVGEQTGIWPLVELPEFEELTAAALRKVAEDLRPVIQGKLLNKINLQ; this is translated from the coding sequence ATGGAGAATACCTACTTCGTAACCGGTATCCACACCGACGCGGGTAAAACGGTAACGTCCGCCTTCCTCCAGCTGGTGTTGGATGCGGATTACTGGAAACCCATTCAGGCTGGAGATCTGGACTTTGGGGATACGGACCGGGTAAAAGCCTGGACCGGGCTCCCCGCCGACCGCTACCTTCCCGAACGGCACCGGCTGAAAACCCCGGCCAGCCCGCACTACGCGGCGCGCCTTGACGGTATAGATATCCAACTTAGCGATTTTACCCTTCCACCCTGCACCCGCGGCAGCGCCCCGCTGATTATTGAAGGAGCGGGGGGCATTCTCGTTCCGATCAACGACCGGGAAACGGTGGCGGATTTGATCAAGCAAATAAACGTACCGGTGATTTTAGTTTCCCGCCATTACCTGGGGAGTATTAATCACACCTTATTGAGCATAAAATACCTGCAGGCGATGGATATTGAGATCGCCGGCCTGATTTATTCTGGTGGTGACAGCCCGGAAACGGTAAGAATTGTTGGGGAACAAACGGGAATCTGGCCCCTGGTGGAATTACCGGAATTTGAAGAATTGACGGCTGCCGCGCTCAGAAAGGTAGCGGAAGACTTACGACCCGTCATTCAAGGCAAATTATTGAATAAAATCAATTTGCAGTGA
- a CDS encoding MarR family winged helix-turn-helix transcriptional regulator → MPQPLAYDNVGTLLDRTTRLMKAMYQRAFRGAGFDLTPEQWVLIDHLHTSGSSSQTDLANGTFKDAPTVSRIVDKLAKKGFVERARFPNDRRRYQISLTDYGAETHEVLNPIVKDLRITTWSGLTAGDHEELTRILDTIRDNFSTEA, encoded by the coding sequence GTGCCTCAGCCCCTTGCTTACGATAACGTCGGTACCCTACTTGACCGAACGACACGACTCATGAAAGCCATGTACCAACGCGCTTTCCGTGGTGCCGGCTTCGATCTCACGCCCGAGCAGTGGGTGCTCATCGATCACCTCCACACCAGCGGCTCCTCCAGCCAGACCGACCTGGCGAACGGTACGTTCAAGGATGCCCCCACCGTCAGCCGCATCGTCGATAAGTTGGCGAAGAAGGGATTTGTCGAGCGGGCCCGCTTCCCCAACGATCGCCGGCGCTACCAGATCTCCCTTACCGATTACGGGGCGGAAACCCACGAAGTCCTCAACCCCATCGTAAAAGATCTCCGCATCACTACCTGGTCGGGCCTCACCGCCGGAGACCACGAAGAGTTGACGCGCATCCTTGATACCATCCGGGATAATTTTTCTACGGAAGCATAA
- a CDS encoding alpha/beta fold hydrolase: MRQYGTGRRIMISLHGFGRNGRRMERLALALGNQFTTFAPDLPFHGKSEWVQQRYRPRQIAAYFNALLSDYHDREIFLLGHSLGGRILSNVLPFLEHPNIKDFALVAPDGAGGRYTNWIDTLPHFLIKPLAKLSERPQGILKLSNWLRKRGVINKYSAEYLSYNLKDGTFRRRLAGSLRSVLLFPPDPKGLQRALEVRSMTATVFAGDSDPLLHHDRLEAVYGPLPSVKVIPYTGSHWLPEQLLYDYYLHGAK; this comes from the coding sequence GTGCGCCAGTACGGGACCGGGCGGCGCATCATGATCTCCCTCCACGGCTTCGGCCGCAACGGGCGGCGGATGGAGCGTCTGGCGCTGGCGCTGGGGAATCAATTCACCACGTTCGCGCCTGATCTGCCCTTCCATGGGAAATCCGAATGGGTACAGCAGCGCTACCGGCCACGGCAAATCGCGGCCTACTTCAACGCGCTACTTTCGGACTACCACGATCGCGAAATCTTTTTGCTGGGGCACAGCCTGGGGGGGCGGATACTGAGTAACGTCCTGCCATTTTTGGAACACCCAAACATCAAGGATTTCGCCCTTGTTGCTCCCGATGGCGCGGGCGGGCGGTATACCAACTGGATCGATACCCTACCCCACTTTCTCATCAAGCCCCTCGCCAAGCTTTCCGAGCGTCCGCAGGGAATTCTGAAGCTCAGTAATTGGCTACGGAAGCGGGGAGTGATCAATAAATATTCCGCCGAATACCTGTCCTACAACCTCAAGGATGGCACCTTCCGCCGGCGCTTGGCGGGGAGCCTGCGTAGCGTACTCCTGTTTCCGCCTGACCCCAAGGGTTTACAACGTGCGTTAGAAGTCCGCAGCATGACCGCGACGGTATTTGCCGGCGATAGCGACCCTCTTTTGCACCACGACCGACTGGAGGCGGTCTATGGCCCGTTACCGTCCGTCAAGGTCATCCCGTACACCGGTAGCCACTGGTTGCCCGAACAATTGCTGTACGACTATTACCTTCACGGAGCAAAGTAA
- the aat gene encoding leucyl/phenylalanyl-tRNA--protein transferase: protein MLFRLHPDHPELFPDPQATAGDGPACFGGDLSPERLLTAYQLGYFPWFSEGEPILWWNPDPRFVLFPDKLRVSKSMRPYFNQQKYTVRYDTRFRDVMQHCRAVYREGQFGSWISDELVDGFVTLHEAGYAHSVEVYEGDELVGGLYGLAIGKVFFGESMFHLRPNASKFGFITLVRDLQAQGFRLIDCQQETAHLTSLGGRNIPRSTFLEEVGLIQEDPTERGKWA from the coding sequence GTGCTCTTCCGCCTCCACCCTGACCATCCGGAACTCTTTCCCGACCCGCAGGCCACTGCTGGCGACGGGCCGGCCTGCTTTGGAGGTGACCTGAGCCCCGAGCGGTTACTGACGGCCTATCAACTCGGCTACTTCCCCTGGTTCAGCGAGGGAGAGCCCATTCTGTGGTGGAACCCGGACCCACGATTCGTTCTTTTCCCGGATAAATTACGGGTCAGTAAAAGCATGCGGCCCTACTTTAACCAGCAGAAGTACACCGTCCGCTACGATACCCGGTTTCGGGACGTCATGCAGCACTGCCGCGCCGTTTACCGGGAAGGACAGTTTGGCTCCTGGATCTCCGATGAATTGGTGGATGGCTTCGTAACCCTTCACGAGGCGGGGTACGCCCACAGCGTGGAAGTCTACGAAGGCGACGAACTCGTCGGCGGGCTTTACGGCTTGGCCATCGGTAAGGTATTCTTTGGGGAAAGTATGTTCCACCTGCGGCCCAACGCCAGTAAATTTGGTTTCATTACGCTGGTCCGTGACCTACAAGCCCAGGGTTTTCGTTTGATTGACTGTCAGCAGGAAACCGCCCACCTGACCAGTTTGGGTGGCCGAAACATTCCTCGTTCTACTTTTCTTGAAGAAGTGGGCCTCATTCAGGAGGATCCCACCGAGCGGGGTAAATGGGCCTGA
- a CDS encoding ATP-dependent Clp protease adaptor ClpS: MLYASSTDTDVLLEEDVDVSTGKPADLVVYNDDHNTFEWVMKTFEEILGHTSVQSEQLALMIHLNGKATVKSAAMAELRPKREALVDRGLSAVIEGR, from the coding sequence ATGTTATACGCTAGCTCCACGGACACCGACGTACTCTTAGAAGAAGACGTAGACGTAAGCACCGGCAAACCCGCCGACCTTGTCGTTTACAACGATGATCACAACACCTTCGAGTGGGTCATGAAGACCTTTGAGGAGATCCTCGGCCACACCTCCGTGCAGAGTGAGCAACTCGCGCTGATGATTCACCTCAACGGCAAGGCCACCGTCAAATCCGCCGCCATGGCTGAACTGCGCCCGAAGCGAGAAGCCCTCGTGGATCGTGGCCTGTCCGCCGTGATCGAAGGCAGATAG
- a CDS encoding redoxin domain-containing protein — MQLKVGDKAPLFTLHASDTKEVSLADYAGRNVIVLFFPLAFTGVCTEELCTMRDALADFNGMDTDVVAISVDSPFTLAKFKESENLNFPLLSDFNKEVSRQYGSLYDTFVFGMEGVSKRSAFVVDKEGIIRYAEVLESAGDLPNFAAVKETLAKL, encoded by the coding sequence ATGCAACTTAAAGTAGGCGACAAAGCCCCCCTCTTTACCCTCCACGCATCCGACACCAAAGAAGTGTCCCTCGCGGATTACGCTGGCCGCAACGTCATCGTTCTCTTCTTCCCCCTGGCCTTTACGGGCGTTTGTACCGAAGAACTGTGCACCATGCGCGACGCGTTGGCGGACTTTAACGGTATGGACACCGACGTCGTCGCCATCAGCGTCGATAGCCCCTTCACGCTGGCCAAGTTCAAAGAATCTGAGAACCTCAATTTCCCCTTGTTGAGCGACTTCAACAAGGAGGTCAGCCGCCAGTACGGATCCCTGTACGACACCTTTGTCTTCGGGATGGAAGGCGTCTCCAAACGTTCTGCTTTCGTCGTCGATAAGGAAGGCATCATTCGCTACGCCGAGGTCTTGGAGTCAGCCGGAGATTTGCCTAACTTTGCGGCCGTAAAGGAAACATTGGCTAAGCTATAG
- a CDS encoding DUF3822 family protein — MELDNYNLQSAAFRPEDAQRYELSILTGVDSFAYTIRDRQHNRLLAYSGTQLSSEHQGDLPAAVQGFVDNSPQLSTKGYGNVILGWSTPRVTLVPRELYLADDQRTYLEQLTLLGLEDAVLEEWYNDLDAHLLFAVNKDRLEAVSRSVSTLHSRHLAGGLLSAWRTRSLRRGEAAVSVNIRGRQLFVAAHRAGSLQFFNTFEVTSREDALYYVLLAYEHCGMLPDRHPLYVSGEISERGEIYQLLYTYVRDIHFSALAMPPVPAAELVDLPQHVYFDLLCLS, encoded by the coding sequence TTGGAACTAGACAATTACAACTTACAATCCGCTGCCTTCCGCCCGGAAGACGCGCAGCGCTACGAACTGTCCATCCTTACGGGGGTGGACAGTTTTGCGTATACCATCAGGGATCGGCAACACAATCGGCTCCTGGCGTATTCGGGTACCCAACTCTCCAGTGAACATCAAGGTGACCTGCCGGCCGCCGTACAAGGCTTTGTCGACAACAGCCCTCAGCTATCTACCAAGGGTTACGGCAACGTCATCCTGGGCTGGTCCACGCCGAGGGTGACCCTCGTCCCCCGCGAGCTCTACCTGGCTGATGACCAGCGTACCTACCTGGAGCAGCTCACCCTGCTGGGCCTGGAGGATGCCGTACTGGAGGAGTGGTACAACGATCTTGATGCCCATCTCCTCTTTGCCGTCAATAAAGACCGTCTGGAAGCCGTGAGCCGGAGCGTTAGCACCTTACACAGCCGGCACCTGGCCGGAGGCTTGCTCTCCGCTTGGCGCACCCGTAGTTTGCGGCGGGGGGAAGCCGCCGTTTCGGTAAACATCCGCGGGCGGCAACTCTTCGTGGCGGCACACCGGGCCGGATCACTACAGTTCTTCAACACCTTTGAGGTGACCAGCCGGGAAGATGCACTGTACTACGTCCTGCTGGCCTACGAGCACTGCGGGATGCTCCCCGATCGCCACCCGCTATATGTGTCCGGAGAAATCAGTGAAAGAGGGGAGATCTATCAATTGCTCTACACTTACGTGCGGGACATTCACTTCTCCGCACTGGCGATGCCACCAGTTCCCGCGGCAGAGTTGGTCGACCTTCCCCAACACGTTTACTTCGACCTTTTGTGCCTGAGCTGA
- a CDS encoding DUF4783 domain-containing protein — protein sequence MKLLLFFISGLFFAGTPAVDQTPVSLESVCKAVGSADVRGLMAAMGSEVELSILDEEDMYSKADAGAALEAFYKKFSKTNFGKVHQGASKSDDAEYCIGTLSTDKGSYRVYVYVAKQGGSVVLQELRFDPS from the coding sequence ATGAAACTCTTACTCTTTTTCATCTCAGGTCTTTTCTTCGCCGGTACGCCGGCCGTAGATCAGACGCCGGTTTCCCTGGAAAGTGTCTGCAAAGCAGTCGGTTCGGCGGATGTCCGGGGCCTCATGGCTGCCATGGGTAGCGAGGTTGAACTCAGCATTCTCGACGAAGAGGACATGTACAGTAAGGCAGATGCCGGAGCGGCATTAGAAGCTTTTTACAAGAAATTTTCGAAGACGAACTTTGGTAAGGTCCACCAGGGCGCCTCCAAATCTGACGACGCGGAGTACTGTATCGGTACCCTTTCTACCGATAAGGGTAGCTACCGGGTTTACGTCTACGTTGCCAAACAGGGTGGGTCCGTGGTCCTCCAGGAATTACGGTTCGACCCTAGCTAA
- a CDS encoding zinc-dependent metalloprotease, with protein MKNYLLLLALLVASWGLSAQMSSLQEVKTPTGIFSTSSQKSVASQAVAKELASFAGMETDPETYAQLVDSAPEDWTLDIPANGVTPAGLQLKLRRNNIIRDGARVRLASTGAFATDIHLGYHYIGEVVGQPDSRVAFSLLDNEMMGTIDMADGKRLSIGKVENITKSAGQPDAYIIFPDDQLAERQELDCATDDNGGTYSDQDLAYVTEKSTSVGCVDMYMEVDYDIVQNKGGVSAGSQYVTAIFNQVAILYDDINVDLYISEMFAWDSPSPYGGASSLDYLRGFQAYRNSFNGDLAHLVAYGASGGVAVLNGLCHFNPDNKMSFASVHSNYANVPTYSWSVMVMAHEIGHQLGSQHTHACVWNGNGTAIDGCAGGTEGSCPNPGYPQGGGTIMSYCHLRPGIGINFNRGFGPQPSSVIQGRVSASQGCLNNDCDNRGGDGNGGGGDGDGGNGGGDGSGGGDGGDPNCPGGRNVEFRLTLDDFGMETTWAIRTENGLVVTTGGPYEKKAKGQTIVRRNICLPDGCYLLEVMDDHGDGICCEYGNGSYQLTSSDGTLLAGGDGTFEFSSIRDFCVDGAGGNGGDGDGDGDDNDVDCPAFDFNVYPPISYGTNQDDGTVEVQDSGSTIYLENNAWKAIDYDYNITANTWVSFYFKSTKQGEVHGFGFDNNQVISSSYSFRLYGTQAWGISNFNNYDGSGEWAYYEVPVGQFYTGLTNYIFFIADQDIGSQDGNSYFRSFTLTEGQPCNNARSLQENGGLPEFEGTGLQLAPNPADTEIRVTVPGASETVNYQVLDINGRELLKGNINPGGERVSVSSLPSGAYLLRTGDGQVKRFTVTR; from the coding sequence GTGAAAAATTATTTATTGCTCCTGGCGCTCCTAGTCGCCAGCTGGGGGCTTAGTGCCCAAATGTCTTCGCTTCAGGAAGTCAAGACCCCCACGGGCATCTTTTCTACCAGTTCTCAAAAGTCGGTCGCCAGCCAGGCAGTAGCCAAAGAGCTCGCCTCGTTTGCCGGAATGGAAACCGACCCCGAGACCTACGCTCAGTTGGTAGACTCCGCACCCGAAGACTGGACGCTGGACATCCCCGCAAATGGGGTAACTCCCGCAGGGCTGCAACTGAAGCTACGGCGCAATAACATTATTCGCGATGGTGCCCGGGTCCGCCTGGCCTCCACTGGCGCCTTCGCTACCGATATCCACCTTGGTTACCACTACATCGGCGAAGTAGTCGGCCAGCCTGACAGCCGAGTGGCCTTCAGTTTGCTCGACAATGAAATGATGGGTACCATCGATATGGCAGACGGCAAACGCCTCTCCATCGGTAAAGTCGAAAACATCACTAAATCAGCCGGCCAGCCCGATGCCTACATCATATTCCCCGACGACCAACTGGCCGAACGCCAGGAGCTTGACTGTGCTACGGATGATAACGGGGGAACCTACAGCGATCAGGACCTCGCCTACGTGACCGAAAAAAGTACTTCCGTCGGTTGTGTGGATATGTACATGGAGGTCGATTACGACATCGTCCAGAACAAGGGCGGCGTTTCCGCCGGTTCCCAGTACGTAACGGCCATCTTCAACCAGGTAGCCATTCTTTACGATGACATCAACGTGGATCTCTACATCAGCGAGATGTTTGCCTGGGATAGCCCCAGCCCCTACGGCGGTGCTTCCAGTCTGGATTATCTCCGTGGCTTCCAGGCCTACCGCAACTCCTTCAACGGAGACCTGGCCCACCTCGTCGCCTACGGTGCGAGTGGCGGGGTAGCCGTGCTAAATGGTCTATGCCATTTCAATCCGGATAACAAAATGAGTTTTGCCTCCGTGCACTCCAACTACGCTAACGTACCTACTTACTCCTGGTCCGTGATGGTAATGGCCCACGAAATTGGCCACCAGTTGGGTTCTCAGCACACCCACGCCTGTGTTTGGAACGGTAACGGAACGGCCATCGACGGTTGTGCCGGTGGCACGGAGGGTAGTTGCCCCAACCCCGGTTACCCCCAAGGCGGTGGAACGATCATGTCCTACTGTCACTTACGCCCCGGTATCGGTATTAACTTCAACCGCGGCTTTGGGCCTCAGCCTTCCTCCGTCATTCAGGGCCGGGTATCCGCTTCTCAGGGTTGTCTGAACAATGACTGTGACAACCGCGGTGGCGATGGCAACGGCGGCGGTGGAGACGGTGACGGAGGTAACGGCGGCGGCGACGGAAGTGGCGGCGGCGACGGCGGTGACCCCAACTGCCCCGGCGGTCGCAACGTAGAATTCCGCCTCACGCTGGATGACTTCGGTATGGAAACTACCTGGGCCATCCGAACCGAAAATGGCCTCGTCGTTACGACCGGTGGCCCCTACGAGAAAAAAGCAAAAGGCCAGACGATCGTCCGCCGGAATATCTGTTTGCCCGACGGTTGCTACCTGCTCGAGGTAATGGACGACCACGGCGACGGCATCTGCTGCGAGTACGGTAACGGAAGTTACCAGCTCACTAGCTCGGACGGTACTCTACTTGCAGGTGGCGACGGTACTTTCGAATTCAGTTCCATCCGCGATTTCTGTGTCGACGGCGCAGGAGGCAACGGCGGCGATGGAGACGGCGACGGCGACGACAACGACGTTGATTGCCCCGCGTTCGACTTCAACGTTTACCCACCCATCAGCTACGGTACCAACCAGGATGACGGTACGGTTGAAGTGCAGGATTCTGGTTCTACCATTTACCTGGAAAACAACGCTTGGAAAGCCATTGATTACGACTACAACATCACGGCGAATACCTGGGTATCCTTCTACTTCAAATCTACCAAGCAGGGTGAAGTCCACGGCTTCGGTTTTGATAACAACCAGGTCATCAGTTCCAGCTACAGCTTCCGCCTCTATGGCACCCAGGCTTGGGGCATCAGCAACTTCAATAACTACGACGGCTCCGGCGAATGGGCGTATTACGAAGTTCCTGTCGGCCAGTTCTACACCGGTCTGACGAACTACATCTTCTTCATCGCCGACCAGGATATTGGTAGCCAGGATGGCAACAGCTACTTCCGCAGCTTCACCCTCACTGAAGGGCAGCCGTGTAACAACGCGCGTAGCCTGCAGGAAAATGGCGGTCTGCCCGAGTTTGAAGGCACGGGCTTGCAGCTCGCTCCCAACCCGGCCGATACTGAGATTCGCGTCACCGTCCCCGGTGCTAGCGAAACCGTAAACTACCAAGTGCTCGACATCAACGGGCGTGAACTGCTCAAGGGTAATATCAACCCCGGTGGTGAGCGCGTATCCGTTTCCAGTCTTCCTTCCGGAGCCTACCTCCTGCGTACGGGAGATGGTCAGGTGAAGCGGTTTACCGTCACGCGCTAG
- a CDS encoding glycosyltransferase family 9 protein, whose product MRQFKKILIVRFSSIGDIVLTTPVIRCVKEQTGAEVHFLTKAPFASILEANPHVDRVISIRKDLSEVAKQLAEAGYDGCIDLHGNLRTLELKARLAQPFAPHPRPRTKTFDKLNYEKFLLTRFKIDRMPDVHIVQRYLAAAAPFGVVDDGKGLDYFIPEKDRVDLKEVGIPNRYVAFVIGAAHATKRLTEAQMREFCEDHDEAIVLLGGPAEREIGARLSAGLDHVSNACGAFNLAGSADLVRQARVVLTHDTGLMHVAAAFKKPIVSVWGNTVPALGMYPYLPGQEGLEKERRQEILDLDCRPCSKIGFQKCPRGHFSCIKKQSIREIRRVVKSID is encoded by the coding sequence TTGCGCCAGTTTAAAAAGATCCTGATTGTCCGTTTTTCCTCCATCGGGGACATCGTCCTGACGACGCCGGTCATCCGTTGCGTGAAGGAACAGACCGGGGCGGAGGTACACTTTTTGACGAAAGCACCCTTTGCCAGTATACTGGAGGCTAATCCTCACGTTGACCGGGTTATAAGCATTAGGAAGGATCTATCCGAAGTAGCTAAACAGTTGGCCGAGGCGGGGTACGACGGTTGTATCGACCTCCACGGTAATTTGCGGACCCTGGAGCTGAAGGCCCGGCTCGCCCAACCCTTTGCACCGCACCCGCGGCCGCGCACGAAGACATTTGACAAGCTGAACTACGAGAAGTTTTTACTGACGCGGTTCAAGATCGACCGGATGCCGGACGTCCACATTGTGCAGCGCTATCTGGCCGCAGCGGCGCCCTTTGGCGTCGTGGACGACGGGAAGGGGCTTGATTATTTCATCCCCGAGAAAGACCGGGTTGATCTAAAGGAGGTGGGGATTCCCAACCGCTACGTAGCATTCGTCATCGGAGCGGCCCACGCCACCAAACGCCTGACGGAAGCGCAAATGCGGGAGTTCTGTGAAGACCACGACGAAGCGATCGTGCTACTGGGCGGCCCGGCGGAAAGAGAAATTGGAGCGCGGTTGTCAGCTGGACTGGATCATGTAAGCAACGCTTGCGGCGCTTTTAATCTGGCGGGCTCCGCAGACTTGGTCCGGCAGGCCCGGGTGGTACTGACGCACGATACGGGCTTGATGCACGTCGCGGCTGCCTTCAAAAAACCGATTGTAAGCGTATGGGGGAACACCGTTCCTGCATTGGGGATGTACCCCTACCTGCCCGGACAGGAGGGGCTGGAAAAAGAAAGGCGGCAGGAGATCCTGGATCTCGACTGCCGCCCCTGTTCAAAAATTGGATTTCAAAAATGCCCTAGGGGACACTTCAGCTGTATAAAAAAACAAAGCATACGTGAGATAAGACGAGTTGTTAAGTCCATAGACTAA
- a CDS encoding SdiA-regulated domain-containing protein, whose product MLRLLVGLFCCCLPGLACAQADGIPFNLDQPTLISSLPAELEEISGLSMAHDRDDELLAVQDEEGKVYRINAAGQVLWGINFWKDGDYEGVEAVGEDIWVSKNTGTLYQITRAGQPDQHVEKYNTRLNEENDVEGLAYDAARNRLLLACKRDAKDDGNDKDGRYIFAFDLESKSLIEDPVYSIRRKQVNQFLNQMEACPLRQYLLEFFSEEEKYDLAPSALAIQPGTGNLYLVSSHGKVLMVLSPEGRLLNVARLPKEFFPQPEGLAFAKDGSLYISTEARGKARARIFRLPLIR is encoded by the coding sequence ATGCTTCGTTTACTGGTAGGATTGTTCTGTTGTTGCCTCCCCGGTTTGGCCTGCGCTCAGGCGGATGGAATTCCGTTTAATCTGGACCAACCTACCCTGATCAGTTCCTTGCCCGCCGAGTTGGAAGAGATCAGCGGGCTTTCCATGGCGCACGATCGGGACGATGAATTGCTGGCCGTGCAGGATGAGGAAGGGAAAGTCTACCGCATCAACGCGGCGGGGCAGGTACTCTGGGGCATCAACTTCTGGAAAGACGGAGATTACGAAGGCGTGGAAGCGGTGGGAGAAGATATTTGGGTGTCCAAAAACACGGGCACTCTTTACCAGATCACCCGCGCCGGTCAGCCCGACCAACACGTAGAGAAGTACAATACCCGCCTGAACGAAGAGAACGACGTTGAAGGCTTAGCCTACGACGCGGCAAGGAACCGACTATTGCTGGCCTGCAAACGCGACGCCAAGGACGACGGGAATGACAAGGACGGGCGGTACATTTTTGCTTTCGATCTCGAGAGCAAGTCGCTCATTGAAGACCCCGTTTACAGCATTCGCCGCAAGCAGGTGAATCAGTTCCTGAACCAGATGGAGGCCTGCCCGCTACGGCAGTATCTACTAGAGTTTTTCAGCGAGGAGGAGAAGTACGACCTGGCCCCATCTGCATTGGCCATTCAGCCGGGGACGGGTAATCTTTACCTGGTATCCTCCCACGGGAAAGTCCTGATGGTACTATCACCCGAAGGGCGGCTGCTGAACGTAGCGAGACTTCCCAAGGAATTTTTCCCGCAGCCAGAGGGCTTGGCTTTTGCTAAGGATGGCTCACTCTACATCTCCACGGAGGCCCGGGGGAAGGCGCGGGCGCGTATATTTCGGCTTCCGCTGATTCGATAG
- the pdeM gene encoding ligase-associated DNA damage response endonuclease PdeM produces the protein MEEVYINGNRLLLHPQKAIYWPAEKALLLSDLHLGKGAHFRKAGIPVPPAVADVNFRRLDMLIEDCRPERVLFLGDLFHSDHNHVWGMFCDYLCEHDGISFELVPGNHDILPESAYAESCMKMLPEIYVLGNLCLSHHPLEEEQIPADTYNIYGHIHPCVRLIDVAGNGMKLPAFFFGPTAGILPAFGEFTGCAEVKARAGDRVFVLAEGSVIGF, from the coding sequence ATGGAGGAAGTTTACATCAACGGTAATCGGTTGCTTTTGCATCCCCAGAAGGCCATTTATTGGCCGGCCGAAAAAGCCCTACTACTGAGCGATCTCCACCTGGGGAAAGGTGCCCACTTCCGTAAAGCGGGCATTCCCGTCCCTCCAGCAGTTGCGGACGTCAACTTCCGCCGCCTGGATATGCTCATCGAAGATTGCCGGCCCGAGCGCGTCCTCTTTCTGGGGGATCTCTTTCACAGCGACCACAACCACGTCTGGGGGATGTTCTGCGACTACCTCTGCGAGCACGATGGCATCAGCTTTGAACTCGTCCCTGGCAACCACGATATCCTACCGGAGAGTGCTTACGCGGAGAGTTGTATGAAGATGTTGCCGGAAATCTACGTCCTCGGTAACCTCTGCCTGAGCCACCACCCACTGGAGGAAGAGCAAATCCCGGCGGATACCTACAACATCTACGGGCACATCCACCCCTGCGTGCGGCTCATCGATGTAGCGGGCAACGGGATGAAGCTACCCGCCTTCTTCTTTGGCCCGACAGCTGGTATCCTCCCCGCGTTTGGGGAGTTCACCGGCTGCGCCGAGGTTAAGGCCCGGGCGGGCGACCGGGTATTCGTGCTGGCGGAAGGATCCGTAATTGGTTTCTAG
- a CDS encoding inorganic pyrophosphatase → MGPEAYDKLWKLIGLRYASHPWHGIEIGSRAPEILTSFIEVIPSDTVKYEIDKKSGYLKIDRPQKFSNIVPALYGFVPQTYCMDHVAEYCMEQTGRKNIVGDGDPLDICVLTEREVTHGNIIVKARPIGGFRMLDGGEADDKIIAVLENDEVYDTWRDVKDLPKSILDRLQHYFLTYKQLPGEEPKCEITDIYGAEEAKAVIQASREDYHEHYGNLEDVMSTTLMEAMSFGQRRDRVLDGL, encoded by the coding sequence ATGGGCCCCGAAGCTTACGATAAACTCTGGAAATTAATTGGTCTTCGTTACGCCAGCCACCCCTGGCACGGCATCGAAATTGGCTCCCGCGCACCGGAAATCCTGACTTCATTCATTGAAGTAATCCCGAGCGATACGGTGAAGTACGAGATCGACAAGAAGTCTGGCTACCTCAAAATTGACCGGCCCCAGAAATTCTCCAACATCGTGCCTGCCCTTTACGGATTCGTACCGCAGACTTACTGCATGGACCACGTGGCGGAGTACTGTATGGAGCAAACTGGCCGTAAAAACATCGTTGGCGACGGTGACCCGCTGGACATTTGCGTACTCACCGAACGGGAAGTGACCCACGGTAACATCATCGTGAAAGCGCGTCCCATCGGCGGTTTCCGCATGCTCGATGGTGGTGAGGCGGACGATAAGATCATCGCCGTACTCGAGAACGACGAGGTGTACGATACCTGGCGCGACGTAAAGGACCTTCCCAAGTCCATCCTCGATCGCCTACAGCACTACTTCCTGACCTACAAGCAACTGCCGGGCGAAGAACCGAAGTGCGAAATCACCGATATCTACGGCGCCGAAGAGGCCAAAGCCGTCATCCAGGCCAGCCGCGAAGATTACCACGAGCACTACGGCAACCTGGAGGACGTAATGTCCACGACGCTGATGGAAGCTATGAGCTTCGGGCAACGCCGTGACCGGGTACTGGACGGACTGTAA